Proteins from a single region of Paraburkholderia sp. PGU19:
- a CDS encoding RbsD/FucU family protein, with amino-acid sequence MLKNLDPLLNADVLHALRAMGHGDEVVICDANFPGDSVARESVTGKLLRLDGVDAPRAIRALLSVLPLDTFVDDPASRMEVVGEPNTIPAVQREAQAEVNEAEGRNVPFVGIERFAFYARAKKAYCVIATGETRGYGCFIFKKGVLLAPDAPKE; translated from the coding sequence GTGCTGAAGAATCTGGACCCGCTGTTGAACGCCGATGTGCTGCACGCGCTGCGCGCGATGGGCCACGGCGACGAAGTGGTGATTTGCGACGCGAACTTTCCGGGCGACTCGGTCGCGCGAGAGTCCGTGACGGGCAAACTGCTGCGGCTCGATGGCGTCGATGCGCCGCGCGCAATTCGCGCGCTGCTGTCGGTGCTGCCGCTCGATACGTTCGTCGACGATCCTGCCTCGCGCATGGAAGTGGTCGGCGAGCCGAACACCATTCCCGCCGTGCAGCGCGAAGCGCAAGCCGAAGTGAACGAAGCCGAAGGGCGCAATGTGCCGTTCGTCGGCATCGAGCGCTTTGCGTTCTATGCGCGCGCGAAGAAAGCCTACTGCGTGATCGCCACGGGCGAAACGCGCGGCTACGGCTGCTTCATCTTCAAGAAGGGCGTGCTGCTCGCGCCCGACGCACCGAAGGAATGA
- the rbsK gene encoding ribokinase, translated as MATQQKEGRVVILGIFVTDLTFRADRMPLIGETIAGNAFKMGPGGKGSNQAVAAARAGADVVFCTRIGNDAFGQIARATWDAEGITARASVIDGASTGAAHIFVDDITGKNAIIVASGAAATMNAGDVDAIEADIASARVFVTQLEQPVGAAKRGLEVARKHGVTTVFNPAPALPLDDSIFPLCDYITPNETETTALTGIDVSNVDDARRAADVLLKKGVRNVIVTLGEAGALLHSAEQSVFVPAFQCGRVVETAGAGDGFTGGFAAALARGADAVEATRFGCALAGISVTRPGTAPSMPTLAEVNEVLAQAGHPVSTH; from the coding sequence ATGGCCACGCAACAGAAAGAAGGCCGCGTCGTCATTCTCGGCATCTTCGTGACAGACCTCACGTTTCGCGCGGACCGCATGCCGCTGATCGGCGAAACGATCGCGGGCAATGCGTTCAAGATGGGGCCCGGCGGCAAGGGTTCGAACCAGGCCGTCGCGGCGGCGCGCGCCGGCGCAGATGTCGTGTTCTGCACGCGCATCGGCAATGATGCGTTCGGCCAGATTGCGCGAGCCACGTGGGACGCCGAAGGCATCACGGCGCGTGCGTCGGTGATCGACGGCGCATCGACGGGCGCAGCACACATCTTCGTCGACGACATCACCGGCAAGAACGCGATCATCGTCGCGTCCGGCGCGGCCGCGACCATGAATGCGGGCGATGTCGACGCGATCGAAGCGGATATCGCCTCGGCGCGCGTGTTCGTCACGCAACTCGAACAGCCGGTCGGCGCAGCGAAACGCGGCCTCGAAGTCGCGCGCAAGCATGGCGTGACGACCGTGTTCAATCCCGCGCCCGCGTTGCCGCTCGATGACAGCATCTTCCCGCTGTGCGACTACATCACGCCGAACGAAACGGAGACGACCGCGTTGACGGGCATCGACGTCAGCAATGTCGACGACGCGCGCCGTGCCGCTGACGTGCTGCTGAAGAAGGGTGTGCGCAACGTGATCGTGACGCTCGGCGAAGCGGGCGCGTTGCTGCATTCGGCGGAGCAATCGGTGTTCGTGCCCGCGTTCCAGTGTGGACGTGTCGTTGAAACGGCAGGCGCGGGCGATGGCTTCACGGGCGGCTTCGCGGCGGCGCTCGCGCGCGGCGCGGATGCTGTCGAAGCGACGCGTTTCGGCTGCGCGCTGGCGGGCATTTCCGTGACGCGGCCCGGCACCGCGCCTTCGATGCCGACGCTCGCCGAAGTCAACGAAGTGCTGGCCCAGGCCGGTCATCCCGTTTCAACGCATTGA
- a CDS encoding ABC transporter permease: MKSSLSAGLFRDRQLNFLLAVNVLVVLAATWISHGQFVSLDNLQSMGGQLPELGLLALGIMLSMVSGNGGIDLSGVGLANLSGMVAALIVPKFISGDDSPMLYTSVFCAIVVCMGAIGGLVNGVVIARLRLTPILCTLGTQLLFTGCAVVLSNGASVHVDYVEPLADIGNGTWFQVPVSFVIFIAAVVVLGWLLRRSPFGLRLYLMGTNPKAAFYTGIPRARMLILTYMMCGILASLAGLISVTHTSSAKWDYGNSYLLIAILIAVMGGVNPAGGYGRIICVFFAATVLQFLSSFFNLLGVSQFFGDCAWGFLLLASLAFAGGERVRAIFGFAQPNQRR; this comes from the coding sequence ATGAAGTCCTCGCTTTCCGCCGGCCTGTTTCGTGACCGGCAACTGAACTTTCTGCTGGCGGTGAACGTGCTCGTCGTGCTCGCCGCGACATGGATCTCGCACGGCCAGTTCGTCTCGCTCGACAACCTTCAATCGATGGGCGGCCAGTTGCCCGAACTCGGGCTGCTCGCGCTCGGCATCATGCTGTCGATGGTGTCGGGCAACGGTGGCATCGACCTGTCGGGCGTCGGGCTCGCGAACCTGTCGGGCATGGTCGCGGCGCTGATCGTGCCGAAGTTCATCAGCGGCGACGATTCGCCGATGCTCTATACGAGCGTGTTCTGCGCGATCGTCGTGTGCATGGGCGCCATTGGCGGGCTGGTAAACGGCGTCGTGATCGCACGTTTGCGCCTCACGCCGATTCTCTGCACGCTCGGCACGCAACTGCTGTTCACGGGTTGTGCCGTCGTGTTGAGCAACGGCGCGTCGGTACACGTCGATTATGTCGAGCCGTTGGCGGATATCGGCAATGGCACGTGGTTCCAGGTGCCCGTTTCGTTCGTGATCTTCATTGCGGCTGTTGTGGTGCTCGGTTGGCTGCTGCGTCGCAGCCCGTTCGGCTTGCGTCTGTATCTGATGGGCACGAATCCGAAAGCCGCGTTCTACACGGGCATTCCGCGCGCGCGGATGCTGATTCTCACGTACATGATGTGCGGCATTCTCGCGTCGCTGGCGGGGCTGATCAGCGTCACGCACACGTCGAGCGCGAAATGGGACTACGGCAATTCGTATCTGCTGATCGCGATCCTGATCGCCGTGATGGGCGGCGTCAATCCTGCGGGCGGTTATGGCCGCATCATCTGTGTGTTCTTCGCGGCGACGGTGCTGCAGTTTCTGTCGAGCTTCTTCAATCTGCTCGGCGTATCGCAGTTCTTCGGCGATTGCGCGTGGGGTTTCCTGCTGCTGGCGTCACTCGCCTTCGCGGGCGGCGAGCGCGTGCGCGCGATCTTCGGTTTCGCGCAGCCGAATCAGAGGCGTTAG
- a CDS encoding autoinducer 2 ABC transporter substrate-binding protein, protein MKLTRLSAALATGALALGVIAAAQAATNETIVTVVKVTGINWFNRMDEGVKEFAKDNPGVQAYQTGPGRADAAQQLKIIEDLIAKKVTAIAVVPYDPPTLEPALKKAMDRGIKVVTHEADNAKNTMVDIEAFDNSAYGAGLNERLASCMHQDGKWAVLVGSLGSRSQVQWADGGINNAKAKYPKLNLVEPKLETNNDGEKAYEVAKEVLRKHPDLKGFQGSSSLDVIGIGRAVEEAGMQGKICVYGTGLPTEAGKFLESGAVNGIAFWDPKLAGLAMNKVAQMLVDGKTVQNGADLGIPGYTKVTVEKGPGKGIIVRGQGWVNVDKTNYKQYNF, encoded by the coding sequence ATGAAACTGACCCGACTGAGCGCCGCCCTTGCAACCGGCGCACTCGCGCTCGGCGTGATCGCCGCCGCGCAAGCCGCGACCAATGAAACGATCGTCACGGTCGTCAAGGTCACGGGCATCAACTGGTTCAACCGGATGGACGAAGGCGTCAAGGAGTTCGCGAAGGACAACCCGGGCGTGCAGGCGTATCAGACGGGCCCGGGCCGCGCCGACGCCGCGCAGCAGCTGAAGATCATCGAAGACCTGATCGCGAAGAAAGTGACGGCCATCGCCGTCGTTCCGTACGATCCGCCGACGCTCGAACCCGCACTGAAGAAGGCGATGGATCGCGGAATCAAGGTCGTCACGCATGAAGCCGACAACGCGAAGAACACGATGGTCGACATCGAAGCCTTCGACAACTCCGCGTATGGCGCAGGCCTGAACGAACGCCTCGCATCGTGCATGCATCAGGACGGCAAGTGGGCCGTGCTCGTCGGCTCGCTCGGCAGCCGCTCGCAGGTGCAATGGGCTGACGGCGGCATCAACAACGCGAAGGCCAAGTACCCGAAGTTGAATCTCGTCGAGCCGAAGCTCGAAACGAACAACGACGGCGAGAAAGCCTATGAAGTCGCGAAGGAAGTGCTGCGCAAGCATCCCGACCTGAAAGGCTTCCAGGGTTCGTCGTCGCTGGACGTGATCGGCATTGGCCGCGCCGTTGAAGAAGCGGGCATGCAAGGCAAGATCTGCGTGTACGGCACGGGTCTGCCGACGGAAGCGGGCAAATTCCTCGAAAGCGGCGCGGTGAACGGCATTGCGTTCTGGGACCCGAAGCTGGCCGGTCTGGCGATGAACAAGGTGGCGCAGATGCTGGTCGACGGCAAGACCGTGCAGAACGGCGCTGACCTCGGCATTCCGGGCTACACGAAGGTGACGGTCGAGAAGGGTCCGGGCAAGGGCATCATCGTGCGCGGCCAGGGCTGGGTGAACGTCGACAAGACGAACTACAAGCAATACAACTTCTGA
- a CDS encoding sugar ABC transporter ATP-binding protein — translation MNQNVSSTPFLQVVGVHKRFTGVHALRGVSLSFERGQIYHLLGENGCGKSTLIKIISGAQPPDEGELIIEGVSHARLSALESLAAGIETVYQDLSLLPNMSVAENVALTSELAEHNGRLTRTFDRKALARTAAKALEAVGLPGDAEFQSTLIEQLPLATRQLVAIARAIASEAKFVIMDEPTTSLTQKEVDNLIAVLANLRAQGVTVLFVSHKLDECYAIGGEVIVLRDGQKMAQGPIADYTKTQISELMTGRHLSSERYREGEVGKEVVLDVKGYTRGAQFRDVSFALHRGEILGVTGLLDSGRNELARALAGVAPAESGTVTLEGKRVVLRTPSDAKDHRIGYVPEDRLNEGLFLDKPIRDNVITAMISSLRDRFGQIDRARAQQLAEQTVKDLQIATPGVDKPVQSLSGGNQQRVLIGRWLAIDPHVLILHGPTVGVDVGSKDIIYRIMQKLSQRGIGIILISDDLPELLQNCDRILMMKKGRVASQYRADQLNEAELYHALLSEAA, via the coding sequence ATGAATCAAAACGTTTCCTCCACGCCGTTCCTGCAGGTGGTCGGCGTACACAAGCGGTTCACGGGCGTGCATGCGTTGCGCGGCGTGAGCCTGTCTTTCGAGCGCGGGCAGATCTATCACCTGCTCGGCGAAAACGGCTGCGGCAAGAGCACGCTCATCAAGATCATCTCCGGCGCGCAGCCGCCCGATGAAGGCGAGCTGATCATCGAAGGCGTTTCGCATGCGCGGCTCTCGGCGCTCGAATCGCTCGCGGCGGGTATCGAGACGGTCTATCAGGACTTGTCGCTGCTGCCGAACATGAGCGTCGCCGAAAACGTCGCGCTGACGTCGGAGCTAGCGGAGCACAACGGGCGTCTCACGCGCACGTTCGACCGCAAGGCGCTTGCGCGCACTGCGGCGAAAGCACTCGAAGCCGTCGGCCTGCCAGGCGATGCCGAATTCCAGTCGACGCTGATCGAACAGTTGCCGCTCGCGACGCGGCAACTCGTGGCGATTGCGCGTGCGATTGCGAGCGAAGCGAAGTTCGTCATCATGGACGAGCCGACCACGTCGCTTACGCAAAAAGAAGTGGACAACCTGATCGCCGTGCTCGCCAATCTGCGCGCGCAGGGCGTGACCGTGCTGTTCGTGAGCCACAAGCTCGACGAGTGCTATGCGATCGGCGGCGAAGTGATCGTGCTGCGCGACGGCCAGAAGATGGCGCAAGGCCCGATCGCCGATTACACGAAAACGCAGATCAGCGAGTTGATGACAGGCCGTCATCTGTCGAGCGAGCGGTATCGCGAAGGCGAAGTTGGTAAGGAAGTCGTGCTCGACGTGAAGGGCTACACGCGCGGCGCGCAGTTCCGCGATGTGTCGTTCGCGCTGCATCGCGGAGAGATTCTCGGCGTGACGGGACTGCTCGATTCGGGCCGTAACGAACTGGCGCGCGCGCTGGCGGGTGTTGCGCCGGCTGAGAGCGGCACGGTCACGCTCGAAGGCAAACGCGTTGTGTTGCGCACGCCGTCGGACGCGAAGGACCATCGGATCGGTTATGTGCCCGAAGACCGCCTGAACGAAGGGCTTTTCCTCGACAAGCCGATTCGCGACAACGTTATCACGGCGATGATTTCGAGCTTGCGCGACCGCTTTGGACAGATCGACCGGGCGCGCGCGCAGCAGCTTGCCGAGCAGACGGTAAAGGACTTGCAGATTGCGACGCCTGGCGTCGACAAGCCGGTGCAGTCGCTGTCGGGCGGCAACCAGCAGCGCGTGCTGATTGGCCGCTGGCTCGCGATCGATCCGCATGTGCTGATCCTGCATGGGCCGACTGTCGGCGTGGATGTCGGCTCGAAGGACATCATTTATCGGATCATGCAAAAGCTGTCGCAGCGGGGCATCGGCATCATCCTGATCAGCGATGACTTGCCCGAGTTGCTGCAGAACTGCGATCGTATTCTGATGATGAAGAAAGGCCGCGTGGCGAGTCAGTATCGCGCGGATCAGTTGAACGAAGCGGAGCTGTATCACGCTTTGCTGTCAGAGGCTGCATAA
- a CDS encoding ABC transporter permease produces the protein MSSIMDRTVTTPNVVEIAPEVKPHTWRAKLSRNPEWFTAALIVVTCVIVGAINPRFFQLATLFDLLHSATTMSLFALGTLVVLASGGIDVSFTAIGALTMYAITKAVFAWWPDAPFALILVVGAVGGVVLGVINGVLVHRLKAPSLIVTIGTQYLYRGILLTFIGTTFFMNIPHSMDHFGRIPLFFYHTADGLRAVLPASVLALVIASVVTWWLLNRTMMGRGVYAMGGSLAIAERLGYNLKAIHLFVFGYTGMLAGIAGILHVSNNRLANPFDLVGTELDVIAAVILGGARITGGTGTVVGTLLGVVLVTLINSVLILVGVPSTWQKVIIGAFILIAGTLFALQRKG, from the coding sequence ATGTCGTCTATCATGGACCGGACCGTGACTACCCCCAACGTCGTCGAAATCGCGCCCGAGGTGAAGCCGCATACGTGGCGCGCAAAGCTCTCGCGCAACCCGGAGTGGTTCACGGCGGCGCTGATCGTCGTGACTTGCGTGATCGTCGGCGCGATCAATCCGCGTTTCTTTCAGCTAGCGACGCTGTTCGATCTGCTGCATTCGGCGACGACGATGTCGCTGTTCGCGCTTGGGACGCTTGTTGTGCTCGCGTCGGGTGGGATTGACGTGTCGTTCACGGCGATCGGCGCACTCACTATGTATGCGATTACCAAGGCTGTGTTTGCCTGGTGGCCGGATGCGCCGTTTGCGTTGATTCTTGTTGTCGGCGCGGTTGGTGGGGTTGTGCTTGGGGTGATCAATGGTGTGCTCGTGCACCGGTTGAAAGCACCTTCGCTGATCGTGACGATTGGCACTCAGTATCTGTATCGCGGGATTCTGCTGACGTTTATCGGCACGACGTTCTTTATGAACATTCCGCACAGCATGGATCATTTTGGACGTATTCCGCTGTTCTTTTATCACACCGCGGATGGGTTACGGGCTGTGCTGCCGGCTTCTGTTTTGGCGCTTGTGATTGCTTCTGTTGTCACCTGGTGGCTGCTTAATCGCACGATGATGGGGCGGGGTGTTTATGCCATGGGTGGCAGTCTGGCCATTGCCGAGCGGCTTGGTTATAACCTAAAGGCTATTCATCTTTTTGTGTTCGGTTATACGGGGATGCTCGCGGGGATTGCCGGCATTTTGCATGTGTCGAATAACCGGCTCGCGAATCCTTTTGATCTTGTAGGCACTGAACTCGATGTGATCGCAGCGGTGATTTTGGGCGGGGCCCGGATTACTGGTGGAACAGGGACTGTTGTTGGGACTCTTCTTGGGGTTGTGCTGGTTACGCTCATTAATAGCGTGCTTATTCTGGTTGGGGTGCCTAGTACCTGGCAGAAAGTTATTATCGGGGCGTTTATTTTGATTGCTGGGACGTTGTTTGCTTTGCAGCGGAAGGGTTGA
- a CDS encoding DeoR/GlpR family DNA-binding transcription regulator, translating to MLKTERLRMLADALAKQSVMRLRDAATLLGVSEMTVRRDIAASPGHFTYLGGYIVSATDVPNTAGYSLEQEKDHFAQAKAEASAVAAKLIGNNETLFIDCGTTLTTLARLIPNDLHVTIVCYSLNVAEILRRKPNVRMILLGGVYVPSSDSFSGEESIEVLRRMGINKAFISAGGVDDAHGVTCWNFHEVALKQAAMAAAVESHLVVDSSKFGVVKAVRFSKVEEFASIITEKGQVVAAKRK from the coding sequence ATGCTGAAAACTGAACGTCTGCGCATGCTCGCCGATGCGTTGGCCAAACAGAGCGTGATGCGCCTGCGCGACGCGGCGACGCTGCTGGGCGTATCGGAGATGACGGTACGCCGGGACATTGCCGCGAGCCCGGGGCATTTCACGTATCTGGGCGGCTATATCGTCAGCGCGACGGACGTGCCGAACACGGCTGGCTATTCGCTGGAACAGGAAAAGGACCACTTCGCGCAGGCCAAGGCGGAGGCGTCGGCTGTTGCGGCGAAGCTGATCGGGAACAACGAGACGCTATTCATCGACTGCGGTACGACGCTTACTACGCTCGCGCGGCTGATTCCTAACGATTTGCATGTGACGATTGTCTGCTATTCGCTGAACGTTGCGGAGATTTTGCGGCGCAAGCCAAATGTGCGGATGATTCTGCTGGGCGGTGTGTATGTGCCGTCGTCGGATTCGTTTTCGGGCGAAGAAAGCATTGAGGTGCTTCGGCGCATGGGGATCAACAAGGCGTTTATTTCCGCCGGTGGCGTTGATGATGCGCACGGCGTGACGTGCTGGAATTTTCATGAAGTTGCTCTGAAACAGGCCGCGATGGCGGCGGCTGTCGAGAGCCATCTCGTGGTTGATAGTAGTAAGTTTGGTGTTGTTAAGGCGGTTCGGTTCTCGAAGGTCGAGGAGTTTGCTTCGATTATTACTGAGAAGGGGCAGGTGGTTGCCGCGAAGCGGAAGTGA
- a CDS encoding DoxX family protein → MTRPVDSGVILLARLALAVLFLWGGVMKLLGYAGFVGYLHSKGVPFVQIAAPIATAVEVLGGLFLVVGFRIRALGLFMAAYTIATAVLGHDFWNITDATLQRDMIIHFWKNVGIAGGFLLLFVTGAGRISIDGARAPRGGLGSSL, encoded by the coding sequence ATGACGCGTCCCGTCGATTCCGGCGTAATTCTTCTTGCCCGCCTTGCGCTTGCCGTGCTGTTCCTTTGGGGCGGCGTGATGAAGCTGCTCGGCTATGCGGGCTTCGTCGGTTATCTGCATTCGAAGGGCGTGCCGTTCGTGCAGATCGCCGCACCGATTGCGACGGCCGTCGAGGTGCTCGGCGGACTGTTCCTCGTGGTCGGCTTCAGAATCCGCGCGCTCGGCCTGTTCATGGCCGCCTATACGATCGCCACGGCTGTCCTCGGACACGACTTCTGGAACATCACCGACGCGACCTTGCAGCGCGACATGATCATTCATTTCTGGAAGAACGTCGGCATCGCGGGCGGATTTTTGCTGCTGTTCGTGACGGGCGCGGGACGCATCAGCATCGACGGCGCGCGCGCGCCGCGCGGCGGCCTGGGCAGCAGCCTGTGA
- a CDS encoding MFS transporter, with product MAGPPYHRRMNTSPVPRFTPALARIVATVSVGFVVTQLDVTIVNIALAKIGADLHADVTGLQWIVDAYTLAFAVLMLSAGVLGDRFGARRMFACGIALFAAASLACGLASGAALLVAARAVQGMGAAAMLPNSLALLNEACSHDPKLRARAVGLWTAAGAIAIAAGPVIGGLLIAAFGWRAIFLVNLPICALGLAATFAWVPRPRAASRDQAPASRGARPTVRGIDPIGQLLAVVALTAFTGAVIEWRPLGLAHPLVYGSFMLALIAAIAFVVTERRVDTPMLPLTFFGNRTFSAAVLFGICVNLTYYGVVFVLSLYLQHARGETALQAGLAFLPLTGGFLISNVASGWVVGRFGARVPMIAGAITAALGYGLLHFAQAASPLWTLLVPFLLIPSGMGLAVPAMTTAVLASVDAQRAGTASAVLNTARQAGGAVGVAAFGALASASDAASAAGAAHVVAGLRSSTLISSCILLCALGLACLVHPEPHAHARARAGRHGARPANASK from the coding sequence ATGGCAGGGCCGCCCTATCATCGACGCATGAATACCTCTCCTGTACCTCGTTTCACGCCAGCGCTCGCGCGCATCGTCGCGACGGTCAGCGTCGGCTTCGTCGTCACGCAACTCGACGTGACCATCGTCAACATCGCGCTCGCGAAGATCGGTGCCGATCTGCATGCGGACGTCACGGGCCTGCAATGGATCGTCGATGCGTACACGCTCGCATTCGCGGTGCTGATGCTGTCGGCGGGCGTGCTGGGCGACCGCTTCGGCGCGCGGCGGATGTTCGCGTGCGGCATCGCGCTGTTCGCGGCGGCGTCGCTGGCCTGCGGGCTTGCATCGGGCGCCGCGCTGCTCGTCGCGGCGCGCGCCGTGCAAGGGATGGGCGCGGCGGCCATGCTGCCCAATTCCCTCGCGTTGCTCAACGAGGCATGCAGCCACGATCCGAAGCTGCGCGCCCGCGCCGTCGGCCTGTGGACGGCGGCGGGCGCGATCGCGATTGCGGCGGGCCCGGTGATCGGCGGACTGCTGATCGCCGCGTTCGGCTGGCGCGCGATCTTTCTGGTGAATCTGCCCATTTGCGCGTTGGGGCTGGCTGCGACGTTCGCGTGGGTACCGCGTCCGCGAGCGGCCTCGCGCGACCAGGCGCCCGCTAGCCGCGGCGCACGTCCAACCGTGCGCGGCATCGACCCCATTGGTCAGTTGCTGGCAGTCGTCGCGCTGACGGCCTTCACGGGCGCCGTGATCGAATGGCGGCCGCTCGGACTCGCGCATCCGCTCGTTTATGGCAGCTTCATGCTCGCGCTGATCGCGGCGATCGCGTTCGTCGTCACCGAGCGGCGCGTCGATACGCCGATGCTGCCGCTCACGTTCTTCGGCAACCGCACGTTCAGCGCGGCCGTGCTGTTCGGTATCTGCGTGAATCTGACTTACTACGGCGTCGTGTTCGTGCTGAGTCTTTATCTGCAGCATGCGCGCGGCGAGACGGCGCTGCAGGCCGGTCTCGCGTTCCTGCCGCTGACGGGGGGATTCCTGATCTCGAATGTCGCGAGCGGCTGGGTGGTCGGGCGCTTCGGCGCGCGGGTGCCGATGATCGCGGGCGCGATCACGGCTGCTCTTGGCTACGGGCTGCTGCACTTCGCGCAAGCCGCTTCGCCGCTCTGGACGTTGCTCGTGCCGTTTCTGCTGATTCCGTCCGGCATGGGCCTCGCCGTCCCGGCGATGACCACGGCCGTGCTAGCTTCCGTCGACGCGCAGCGCGCCGGCACGGCATCGGCGGTTCTGAACACGGCGCGGCAGGCAGGCGGCGCGGTCGGCGTGGCGGCGTTCGGCGCGCTCGCAAGCGCGTCGGATGCGGCGAGCGCAGCGGGCGCAGCGCATGTGGTGGCCGGCCTCAGATCATCGACGCTGATCTCGTCTTGCATCTTGCTGTGCGCGCTCGGGCTCGCGTGCCTCGTGCATCCCGAGCCGCACGCGCACGCCCGGGCGCGCGCTGGCCGCCACGGCGCACGGCCTGCGAACGCCAGCAAATGA
- a CDS encoding MFS transporter, translating into MQATELGRPHARDSAHARPLTRHDYKTLSLAALGGALEFYDFIIFVFFAPAIGQLFFPQSIPDWLRQLQTFGIFAAGYLARPLGGIIMAHFGDLLGRKRMFTLSVLLMSLPTLLMGVLPTYASIGIMAPVLLLLFRVMQGAAVGGEVPGAWVFVSEHVPQRHVGYACGTLTAGLTAGILLGSLVASAVNRHFAPADISDFAWRIPFLLGGVFGLFSVYLRRWLHETPVFAEMKQRKSLAAEIPLKAVLRDHGRAVIVSMLLTWMLSAAIVVVILMTPTLLQKQFHIAPATALFANSIATLFLTIGCVLAGSLAGRFGAGRTIIVGCVGLGIAYYVLFQQLAVDSAMLVPLYAVAGLFVGVIGAVPFVMVNAFPPVVRFSGISFSYNVAYAVFGGLTPIVVSLMLKSNPMAPALYVGALCVIGALTACFVKKDAAQ; encoded by the coding sequence ATGCAAGCAACAGAACTGGGTAGACCACACGCCAGGGACAGCGCGCACGCGCGCCCCTTGACCCGCCACGACTACAAGACGCTCAGCCTCGCCGCACTCGGCGGCGCGCTCGAGTTCTACGACTTCATCATCTTCGTGTTCTTTGCCCCGGCGATCGGACAGCTGTTCTTCCCGCAGTCGATTCCCGACTGGCTGCGCCAGCTGCAGACCTTCGGCATCTTCGCCGCCGGTTATCTGGCGCGGCCGCTGGGCGGCATCATCATGGCGCACTTCGGCGACCTGCTCGGCCGCAAGCGCATGTTCACGCTGAGCGTGCTGCTGATGTCGCTGCCGACGCTGCTGATGGGCGTGCTGCCCACCTACGCGAGCATCGGCATCATGGCGCCCGTGCTGCTGCTCCTGTTCCGCGTGATGCAGGGCGCGGCTGTGGGCGGCGAAGTGCCCGGCGCGTGGGTGTTCGTCTCCGAGCACGTGCCGCAACGCCACGTCGGCTATGCGTGCGGCACGCTGACGGCGGGCCTGACAGCGGGCATCCTGCTCGGCTCGCTGGTCGCGTCGGCCGTGAACCGCCACTTCGCGCCCGCGGATATCTCCGATTTCGCCTGGCGCATTCCGTTCCTGCTCGGCGGTGTGTTCGGTCTTTTCTCGGTGTACCTGCGCCGCTGGCTGCACGAGACGCCCGTGTTCGCTGAAATGAAACAGCGCAAGTCGCTGGCTGCGGAAATCCCTCTGAAGGCCGTGCTGCGCGATCACGGCCGCGCCGTGATCGTGTCGATGCTGCTGACGTGGATGCTGTCGGCCGCGATCGTCGTCGTGATCCTGATGACGCCGACGTTGCTGCAAAAGCAGTTTCACATCGCGCCGGCAACGGCACTGTTCGCCAACAGCATCGCGACGCTGTTCCTGACGATCGGCTGCGTGCTGGCGGGCTCGCTCGCGGGGCGCTTCGGCGCGGGCCGCACGATTATCGTCGGCTGCGTGGGACTCGGCATCGCGTATTACGTGCTGTTCCAGCAACTCGCCGTCGATAGCGCGATGCTCGTGCCGCTGTACGCGGTCGCGGGCCTGTTTGTGGGCGTGATCGGCGCGGTGCCGTTCGTGATGGTCAACGCGTTCCCGCCCGTCGTGCGCTTCTCGGGCATCTCGTTCTCGTACAACGTCGCGTACGCGGTGTTCGGCGGCCTGACGCCGATCGTTGTTTCGCTGATGCTGAAGTCGAATCCGATGGCGCCCGCGCTCTACGTCGGCGCGCTGTGCGTGATCGGCGCGCTGACCGCGTGCTTCGTGAAGAAGGACGCCGCGCAGTAA